One window from the genome of Nomascus leucogenys isolate Asia chromosome 12, Asia_NLE_v1, whole genome shotgun sequence encodes:
- the GFI1 gene encoding zinc finger protein Gfi-1 — MPRSFLVKSKKAHSYHQPRSPGPDYSLRLENVPAPSRADSTSNAGGAKAEPRDRLSPESQLTEAPERATASPDSCEGSVCERSSEFEDFWRPPSPSASPASEKSMCPSLDEAQPFPLPFKPYSWSGLAGSDLRHLVQSYRPCGAMERGAGLGLFCEPAPEPGHLAALYGPKRAACGAGAGAPGSCSAGAGATAGPGLGLYGDFGSAAAGLYERPTAAAGLLYPERGHGLHADKGAGVKVESELLCTRLLLGGGSYKCIKCSKVFSTPHGLEVHVRRSHSGTRPFACEMCGKTFGHAVSLEQHKAVHSQERSFDCKICGKSFKRSSTLSTHLLIHSDTRPYPCQYCGKRFHQKSDMKKHTFIHTGEKPHKCQVCGKAFSQSSNLITHSRKHTGFKPFGCDLCGKGFQRKVDLRRHRETQHGLK; from the exons ATGCCGCGCTCATTTCTCGTCAAAAGCAAGAAGGCTCACAGCTACCACCAGCCGCGCTCCCCAGGACCAGACTATTCCCTCCGTTTAGAGAATGTACCGGCGCCTAGCCGAGCAG ACAGCACTTCAAATGCAGGCGGGGCGAAGGCGGAGCCCCGGGACCGTTTGTCCCCCGAATCGCAGCTGACCGAAGCCCCAGAGAGAGCCACCGCATCCCCAGACAGCTGCGAGGGCAGCGTCTGCGAACGGAGCTCGGAGTTTGAGGACTTCTGGAGGCCCCCGTCACCCTCCGCGTCTCCAG CCTCGGAGAAGTCAATGTGCCCATCGCTGGACGAAGCCCAGCCCTTCCCCCTGCCTTTCAAACCGTACTCATGGAGCGGCCTGGCGGGTTCTGACCTGCGGCATCTGGTGCAGAGCTACCGACCGTGTGGGGCCATGGAGCGCGGCGCTGGCCTGGGCCTCTTCTGTGAACCCGCCCCGGAGCCGGGCCACCTGGCCGCGCTGTACGGCCCGAAGCGGGCTGCCTGCGGCGCGGGGGCCGGGGCGCCAGGGAGCTGCAGCGCAGGGGCCGGTGCCACGGCTGGCCCTGGCCTAGGGCTCTACGGCGACTTCGGGTCTGCCGCAGCCGGGCTGTATGAGAGGCCCACGGCAGCGGCGGGCTTGCTGTACCCGGAGCGTGGCCACGGGCTGCACGCAGACAAGGGTGCTGGCGTCAAGGTGGAGTCGGAGCTGCTGTGCACCCGCCTGCTGCTGGGCGGCGGCTCCTACAAGTGCATCAAGTGCAGCAAG GTGTTCTCCACGCCGCACGGGCTCGAGGTGCACGTGCGCAGGTCCCACAGCGGTACCAGACCCTTTGCCTGCGAGATGTGTGGCAAGACCTTCGGGCACGCGGTGAGCCTGGAGCAGCACAAAGCCGTGCACTCGCAG gAACGGAGCTTTGACTGTAAGATCTGTGGGAAGAGCTTCAAGAGGTCATCCACACTGTCCACACACCTGCTTATCCACTCAGACACTCGGCCCTACCCCTGTCAGTACTGTGGCAAGAGGTTCCACCAGAAGTCAGACATGAAGAAACACACCTTCATCCACACTG GTGAGAAGCCTCACAAGTGCCAGGTGTGCGGCAAGGCATTCAGCCAGAGCTCCAACCTCATCACCCACAGCCGCAAACACACAGGCTTCAAGCCCTTCGGCTGCGACCTCTGTGGGAAGGGTTTCCAGAGGAAGGTGGACCTCCGAAGGCACCGGGAGACGCAGCACGGGCTCAAATGA